Within the Synechococcales cyanobacterium CNB genome, the region CCGCCGACCGTGAAGCAACAGGTGCTCGACACGCTCCGAGCGATCAGCGGGCAGAAGCCGGTCGTGCTGAAGGCGAAGAAATCGGTCTCGAACTTCAAGGTTCGCGCGGGGTACGAGACGGCTGCGATGGTGACGCTCCGTCGCGACCGGATGTGGCACTTCCTTGACCGGCTCATCAACCTTGCTACGCCCCGCATCAAGGACTTCCGCGGCCTGTCGCGGACGGCCTTCGACCGCCAGGGCAACTACTCGATGGGCTTGAACGAGCAGGGCGTGTTCCCCGAGATCAACATGGCCGAGGCCCAGTTCACGCACGGGATGAACATCAACTTTTCCTTCTCGAACTCGGACCCGGAGAAGAGCCTCTTCGTGCTCGAGCAGTTGGGGATGCCGTTCCAGAAGGTGGGCGAGAAGAACTGAGTTGGTTCTGGAGGACGCATGACGACGAAGGCGCAGATGGCGAAGACGAGGCGGACCCCGAAGTTCTCGACGCGGACGGTGCGCAGGTGTGAGTTGACCGGGCGTTCGCGCGGCGTGTACCGGAAGTTCCGCATCAGCCGCATCATGCTGCGGAAACTGGCGCTGGAGGGGAAAATTCCCGGGATGCGGAAGGCGAGTTGGTGAGCGTTGGACTGGACGAAACACACCGAGGCACACAGGCTTCGAGGCGGTGACGAACGATGGCGATGAGCGACCCAATCGCGGACATGCTAACACGGATCCGGAACGCCGTGCGCAACAAGGCCCGGACGGTAACCTGCCTGAACAGCAAGGTGAACCGCGGGATCGCGGACGTGCTGCAGGCCGAGGGCTACGTCGAGGGCTACGACGTGGTCGAGGACGGCCGGCAGGGTCTGATCAAGCTCCGGCTCCGCTACGGCCCTCGCGGCGAAACGGTGATCCACAAGATTCGGCGCGAGAGCCGTCCCGGCCGGCGCGTGTATGTCGGCGTCGAGGCACTCCCGCGCCCGATCCAGGGGCTAGGCATCGCGGTGGTCTCCACGAGCCGCGGTGTGCTGAGCGACCGCAAGTGCCGCGAGGAGCGTATCGGGGGCGAGTTGCTCTGCACGGTCGAGTGAGCTCGAGGAAGGACTGAAATCCCCCGCCGCCCGGCGGATGACGAGGACAGCCGAGATGTCGAGGATCGGAAAACAACCCGTTGCCGTGCCAAAGGGCGTGAAGGTCACGGTGAGCGACGGCGTGGTGTCGGTCGAGGGGCCGAAGGGCAAACTCTCGATCAAGCGTCCGGCAGAGGTATCGGTGCGCATCGATGAGGGTGCCGGCCGGGTCGTTTGCGAGATCGCCCCGATGCACGCGGAGGACCGTCAGGTGCGTGCGGACTGGGGTTCGACGCGGGCGCACATTCAGAACATGGTGGACGGCGTCTCCAAGGGGTACGAGAAGACGATGGAGATCGTCGGCGTGGGCTGGCAGGCGACGCTCGCGGGGCGGGAGGTACGGCTGCAGCTCGGCTTTGCCAACCCCGTGGTCATGCCGATCCCCCAAGGCCTGACGGTCACGGTGGACAAGCAGATCGTGAAGATCGCCGGCCCTGACAAGCAGGCCGTCGGGCAGTTCGCAGCGGCGATGCGCGCGAAGCGCAAGCCCGAGCCGTACAACGGCAAGGGGATCAAGTACTCGGACGAGACCATTCGTCGCAAGCAGGGCAAGCAGTTCGGCGCCTGAACCGGCGCACTGGCCCGGGCGAGCCGGGCGGAGTTGGAAGATGGACAGGCAACAGAAGAAAGAGCAGCGTCACACGAGAAGGCGGATCGGCATCCGCAAGCGCATCACGGGCACGGCCGATCGGCCTCGCCTGGCGGTGTACCGCTCGCTGAACCACGTTTACGCGCAGGTTATCGACGATCTTGCGGGCCGGACGATCGTCTCCGCATCCACGCGCGACAAGGACGCCTCGGTCGAGAAGACGGGCAACGTTGCGGCGGCAGCTGCTGTCGGCACGAAACTGGCCGAGAGAGCCAGGGCCAAGGGCATCACGAAGGTCGTGTTCGACCGAGGCGGCTTCCGCTACCACGGGCGGGTCAAGTCGCTGGCGGACGCGGCACGCAAGGGCGGGCTGGAGTTCTGATTCGCAAGGATTGAATCGTGGCGGAGCGCGGCGGGCGCGTGCCCCGCACGGATGGACGGTTTGACGGGCTGAGGCCCGGGGACGAACAGAGAGCATCATGGCACAGGGTCTCGAAGAACACGGGCAGATGGAATCGACGACGCTGGGTGTCTTCCGCACCGCGTCCACCGTCAAGGGCGGACGCCGGTTCAGTTTCGGCGCACTGGTCGTCTGCGGGGACAAGCGCGGGCGCGTCGGCTACGGGCACGGCAAGGCCAAGGAAGTCCCGACTGCCATCGAGAAGGCGGAGAAGTTCGCGCGCCGACAGATGACCACCATCCCGCGTGTCGGCGGCACGATCCCGCACGAGGTCGAGGGGCGGTACGCCGCATCGCGCGTGCGGTTGATCCCGGCTTCGCCGGGCACCGGCGTCGTCGCGGGCGGCTCCGTCCGTGCGGTGCTTGAAATGGCGGGGGTGAGCGACTGCCTGACCAAGTGCTACGGCTCGACAAACAAGATCAACACGGTGAAGGCCGTGTTCGATGGGCTTGCCCGGCTGCGGATGAGCGAGACGGTGCGCGAGCTGCGTGGGGTGGAGCTGCCCGCCACGGAGATCGAG harbors:
- the rplE gene encoding 50S ribosomal protein L5; its protein translation is MAKDATKQKKGKSGVVEGAEAARPSRLRARYDAEVRPKVTERFGIENRMAMPKLEKIVVNVNMGRHLDGTKLPPTVKQQVLDTLRAISGQKPVVLKAKKSVSNFKVRAGYETAAMVTLRRDRMWHFLDRLINLATPRIKDFRGLSRTAFDRQGNYSMGLNEQGVFPEINMAEAQFTHGMNINFSFSNSDPEKSLFVLEQLGMPFQKVGEKN
- a CDS encoding type Z 30S ribosomal protein S14, which translates into the protein MTTKAQMAKTRRTPKFSTRTVRRCELTGRSRGVYRKFRISRIMLRKLALEGKIPGMRKASW
- the rpsH gene encoding 30S ribosomal protein S8, whose protein sequence is MSDPIADMLTRIRNAVRNKARTVTCLNSKVNRGIADVLQAEGYVEGYDVVEDGRQGLIKLRLRYGPRGETVIHKIRRESRPGRRVYVGVEALPRPIQGLGIAVVSTSRGVLSDRKCREERIGGELLCTVE
- a CDS encoding 50S ribosomal protein L6; this translates as MSRIGKQPVAVPKGVKVTVSDGVVSVEGPKGKLSIKRPAEVSVRIDEGAGRVVCEIAPMHAEDRQVRADWGSTRAHIQNMVDGVSKGYEKTMEIVGVGWQATLAGREVRLQLGFANPVVMPIPQGLTVTVDKQIVKIAGPDKQAVGQFAAAMRAKRKPEPYNGKGIKYSDETIRRKQGKQFGA
- a CDS encoding 50S ribosomal protein L18 — encoded protein: MDRQQKKEQRHTRRRIGIRKRITGTADRPRLAVYRSLNHVYAQVIDDLAGRTIVSASTRDKDASVEKTGNVAAAAAVGTKLAERARAKGITKVVFDRGGFRYHGRVKSLADAARKGGLEF
- a CDS encoding 30S ribosomal protein S5, whose protein sequence is MAQGLEEHGQMESTTLGVFRTASTVKGGRRFSFGALVVCGDKRGRVGYGHGKAKEVPTAIEKAEKFARRQMTTIPRVGGTIPHEVEGRYAASRVRLIPASPGTGVVAGGSVRAVLEMAGVSDCLTKCYGSTNKINTVKAVFDGLARLRMSETVRELRGVELPATEIEQKIERGKRFMPSNVAGERMRAPVNTIGQERRGGRGGGGGRGRRGGQQGGGEAGGGAESAKE